In Sphaeramia orbicularis chromosome 5, fSphaOr1.1, whole genome shotgun sequence, a genomic segment contains:
- the LOC115419499 gene encoding retinol dehydrogenase 10-B-like, whose amino-acid sequence MIFLVDLLLMLIDLTCSILTAIVQTFLRPRLKCIDGELCLITGAGGALGRLFALEFAKEGAHLVLWDCNSAANEQTAKLARELGVQVHTYTVDLSQRHSIYDTADRVRTEVGEVSILVNNAGVVAGRRLLDCPDELLERTLLVNCHALFWMTKAFLPQMKSKNHGHIVTVASALGLFSTACVEDYCASKFGAVGFHESLTHELQAEDLDGIKTTLVCPYIVDTGMFAGCEIRKELRSVIPPLEPLYTVQQSMKAILAEQQMVCIPRLMYIPFLARALLPWDANVATYRFMGGDKCMLPFIKNTEQKTSNGHIKTA is encoded by the exons ATGATTTTTCTCGTAGATCTTCTGCTGATGCTCATCGACCTCACCTGCTCCATCCTGACCGCCATCGTGCAGACCTTCCTGCGGCCCAGACTCAAGTGCATAGATGGAGAGCTGTGTCTGATCACGGGGGCCGGGGGTGCGCTGGGTCGGCTGTTCGCCCTGGAGTTTGCCAAAGAGGGGGCGCACCTGGTGCTGTGGGACTGCAACTCCGCTGCCAATGAGCAGACGGCCAAGCTGGCGAGGGAGCTGGGAGTCCAGGTGCACACGTACACCGTGGATCTGTCCCAGCGCCACAGCATCTATGACACAGCGGACAGGGTGAGGACGGAGGTCGGGGAGGTGTCTATTCTGGTCAACAACGCCGGGGTGGTGGCCGGACGGAGGCTGCTGGACTGTCCAGACGAGCTTTTGGAGAGGACTCTACTTGTCAACTGCCACGCACTGTTTTGG ATGACAAAGGCCTTCCTCCCTCAGATGAAATCAAAGAACCATGGTCACATTGTAACCGTTGCCAGTGCTCTTGGACTTTTCAGCACAGCATGTGTAGAG GACTACTGCGCCAGTAAATTCGGAGCTGTTGGTTTCCACGAGTCTCTAACTCACGAGTTGCAAGCTGAAGACCTGGATGGAATAAAAACCACTTTAGTCTGTCCTTATATTGTAGACACAGGGATGTTTGCAGGCTGCGAGATCAG GAAGGAGCTGCGGAGTGTGATCCCACCTCTGGAGCCCCTCTACACAGTCCAGCAGTCTATGAAAGCCATCTTAGCAGAGCAGCAAATGGTCTGCATTCCCCGTCTGATGTACATCCCCTTTCTCGCAAGAGC ACTCCTACCGTGGGATGCTAATGTTGCAACATATCGCTTCATGGGAGGTGACAAATGCATGCTACCCTTCATCAAGAACACTGAACAGAAGACGTCTAATGGCCATATCAAGACCGCCTAA